From a region of the Cyprinus carpio isolate SPL01 chromosome B21, ASM1834038v1, whole genome shotgun sequence genome:
- the dync2i2 gene encoding LOW QUALITY PROTEIN: WD repeat-containing protein 34 (The sequence of the model RefSeq protein was modified relative to this genomic sequence to represent the inferred CDS: inserted 3 bases in 2 codons), which yields MVSWGAVQWVWDTGRSQDLILAQTGMSADTHREPVYQVSWVPGARRVLLWTVDGAEAEIILSSGYALVQQQXAQSGAASKTRASTNIGVTSVALSPWDLDTVLVGSEGGLVLKCTFSXETVAAVSPDGESVTLRALWYFLCFIYLIVWLICTLCSSPVPCCLYRSLSPVATIDQNTSGQPTYCLEFNPKHTNLMAVGNADESVNIRQLSAELTEQGTRQMALLEQLANEVAD from the exons ATGGTGTCATGGGGGGCTGTACAGTGGGTCTGGGACACCGGCCGCTCACAGGACCTCATTCTGGCTCAGACGGGAATGTCTGCAGATACTCACCGTGAACCAGTTTATCAG GTCAGCTGGGTCCCAGGAGCTCGCAGAGTTCTGCTGTGGACTGTTGATGGAGCCGAAGCCGAAATCATCTTGAGTTCTGGATATGCTCTTGTCCAGCAGC GAGCTCAGAGTGGAGCAGCAAGCAAA ACCCGAGCTAGCACCAATATAGGAGTAACCTCTGTTGCACTTTCCCCGTGGGACCTGGACACAGTCTTGGTGGGCTCAGAGGGAGGCCTTGTGCTCAAATGCACTTTCAG AGAGACAGTGGCAGCAGTGTCCCCTGATGGTGAGAGCGTGACACTGCGGGCTTTGTGgtattttttgtgctttatttacTTA ATAGTTTGGCTCATCTGCACACTTTGCTCCAGCCCCGTACCCTGCTGTCTCTACAG GTCTTTAAGTCCAGTTGCCACAATTGACCAGAACACAAGCGGTCAGCCAACGTATTGCCTGGAGTTCAACCCCAAACACACAAATCTGATGGCAGTGGGCAATGCAGATGAGAGTGTCAACATCAGGCAGCTTAGTGCCGAGTTAACGGAACAAGGTACCAGGCAGATGGCATTGCTGGAACAGCTGGCCAATGAGGTGGCAGACTGA
- the setb gene encoding SET nuclear proto-oncogene b isoform X1 codes for MSASAAKVSRKEQNSNHDGADETSEKEQQEAIEHIDEVQNEIDRLNEQASEEILKVEQKYNKLRQPFFQKRSELIAKIPNFWVTTFVNHPQVSALLGEEDEESLHYLTRVEVTEFEDIKSGYRIDFYFDENPYFENKVLSKEFHLNESGDPSSKSTEIKWKAGKDLTKRTGQTPNKAGKKRQHEEPESFFTWFADHSDAGADELGEVIKDDIWPNPLQYYLVPDMDDEEGEGDEEDDEEEEEGLEDIDEEGDEDEGEEDEEEDDGEDGEDDGEDD; via the exons ATGTCGGCTTCGGCGGCGAAAGTGAGCCGAAAGGAGCAGAACTCGAATCACGACGGAGCGGACGAGACCTCGG aaaaagagcaACAGGAGGCAATTGAACACATTGATGAAGTACAGAATGAAATCGACAG ATTGAATGAGCAGGCAAGTGAGGAAATTTTAAAAGTCGAGCAGAAGTACAATAAGTTACGTCAGCCAttcttccagaagagatcagaactCATAGCCAAAATTCCAAACTTCTGGGTCACAACATTCGTCAACCATCCACAAG TCTCAGCCTTGCTCGGTGAGGAGGATGAAGAATCACTTCATTACCTGACCAGAGTGGAGGTCACAGAGTTTGAGGACATCAAATCAGGGTACAGAATAGATTTC TACTTTGATGAAAATCCATACTTTGAAAACAAAGTCCTCTCAAAAGAGTTCCACTTGAATGAGAGCGGTGACCCGTCTTCAAAATCCACTGAAATCAAATGGAAGGCTGGAAAG GACCTGACGAAGCGTACTGGACAGACACCGAACAAGGCAGGGAAGAAAAGGCAACATGAAGAGCCAGAGAGCTTCTTCACTTGGTTCGCCGATCACTCCGACGCAGGGGCAGATGAACTCGGGGAGGTCATTAAAGATGACATCTGGCCCAACCCTCTGCAGTACTACCTG GTTCCGGATATGGATGATGAAGAGGGTGAAGGTGATGAGGAAGacgatgaggaagaggaggagggttTGGAGGACATCGACGAAGAAGGGGACGAGGATGAgggagaggaggatgaagaggaggatgatggagAAGATGGTGAG GATGATGGTGAGGATGACTAA
- the setb gene encoding SET nuclear proto-oncogene b isoform X2, producing the protein MSASAAKVSRKEQNSNHDGADETSEKEQQEAIEHIDEVQNEIDRLNEQASEEILKVEQKYNKLRQPFFQKRSELIAKIPNFWVTTFVNHPQVSALLGEEDEESLHYLTRVEVTEFEDIKSGYRIDFYFDENPYFENKVLSKEFHLNESGDPSSKSTEIKWKAGKDLTKRTGQTPNKAGKKRQHEEPESFFTWFADHSDAGADELGEVIKDDIWPNPLQYYLVPDMDDEEGEGDEEDDEEEEEGLEDIDEEGDEDEGEEDEEEDDGEDG; encoded by the exons ATGTCGGCTTCGGCGGCGAAAGTGAGCCGAAAGGAGCAGAACTCGAATCACGACGGAGCGGACGAGACCTCGG aaaaagagcaACAGGAGGCAATTGAACACATTGATGAAGTACAGAATGAAATCGACAG ATTGAATGAGCAGGCAAGTGAGGAAATTTTAAAAGTCGAGCAGAAGTACAATAAGTTACGTCAGCCAttcttccagaagagatcagaactCATAGCCAAAATTCCAAACTTCTGGGTCACAACATTCGTCAACCATCCACAAG TCTCAGCCTTGCTCGGTGAGGAGGATGAAGAATCACTTCATTACCTGACCAGAGTGGAGGTCACAGAGTTTGAGGACATCAAATCAGGGTACAGAATAGATTTC TACTTTGATGAAAATCCATACTTTGAAAACAAAGTCCTCTCAAAAGAGTTCCACTTGAATGAGAGCGGTGACCCGTCTTCAAAATCCACTGAAATCAAATGGAAGGCTGGAAAG GACCTGACGAAGCGTACTGGACAGACACCGAACAAGGCAGGGAAGAAAAGGCAACATGAAGAGCCAGAGAGCTTCTTCACTTGGTTCGCCGATCACTCCGACGCAGGGGCAGATGAACTCGGGGAGGTCATTAAAGATGACATCTGGCCCAACCCTCTGCAGTACTACCTG GTTCCGGATATGGATGATGAAGAGGGTGAAGGTGATGAGGAAGacgatgaggaagaggaggagggttTGGAGGACATCGACGAAGAAGGGGACGAGGATGAgggagaggaggatgaagaggaggatgatggagAAGATG GATGA